From Mustela nigripes isolate SB6536 chromosome 13, MUSNIG.SB6536, whole genome shotgun sequence, one genomic window encodes:
- the LOC132000283 gene encoding ras-related protein Rap-2c-like, whose product MAGPGPRPAKGYRVVLLGSVAVGKTALATQFACGRFPEQCEPSVEELFSKVIEVNAAPALLEIVDTVGAEHLVTLKDLYIKNSDGFVVLYSVCSEASFEAVRPLRERMGRLRGPKAVPLVLVGTKADLDAERQVLTARGRALAREWRCPFLEVTAKSKLMVDQVFTQVVREMEALAPPEAAPPAPPSNAQDTWPSERFIG is encoded by the coding sequence ATGGCGGGCCCGGGGCCGCGCCCCGCCAAGGGCTACCGGGTGGTGCTGCTGGGGAGCGTGGCGGTGGGCAAGACGGCGCTGGCCACGCAGTTCGCCTGCGGCCGCTTCCCGGAGCAGTGCGAGCCGTCGGTGGAGGAGCTCTTCAGCAAGGTGATCGAGGTGAACGCGGCGCCCGCGCTGCTGGAGATCGTGGACACCGTGGGCGCCGAGCACCTGGTCACCCTCAAGGACCTGTACATCAAGAACAGCGACGGCTTCGTGGTGCTCTACAGCGTGTGCAGCGAGGCCTCGTTCGAGGCGGTGCGGCCGCTGCGGGAGCGCATGGGCCGGCTGCGGGGGCCCAAGGCCGTGCCGCTCGTGCTCGTGGGCACCAAGGCCGACCTGGACGCCGAGCGCCAGGTGCTGACGGCGCGGGGCCGCGCGCTGGCCCGCGAGTGGCGCTGCCCGTTCCTGGAGGTCACGGCCAAGAGCAAACTCATGGTGGACCAGGTGTTCACGCAGGTGGTTCGCGAGATGGAGGCCCTGGCCCCGCCCGAGGCGGCGCCCCCGGCGCCCCCCAGCAATGCCCAGGATACGTGGCCGTCGGAGAGGTTCATCGGCTGA